ATATTCTTTACTTGTTGTCTATCAGTAAAAGCATCTATGTTCATATATCTCACCACTTCGCTGTCTGACCAATATTTAAATAAATGCTCTATATCCTCCTCCGTCAATTTTTGTAAAATTAATCTGTGTGTTTCCAATACAGGAAATTCACTATTTAACGTAATCATGCTGACCTCTCATCCCCTCCTCCATTTTAAAAAGCTAATTTTTCACTGCTTATGAACACTGCTTCTCAAAAACTCTATTTAGTAATAATCAATAACAACAGATCATAAACACCTATTTACTTCACGTCTTTCCCTTCCTCTATTCTACTGATGGTAGACAAATCTATGAAGTGATATAGTGAATTATTTCTTCTATATTTTTCTTTTTCGTAAAATCCATTGGCTTATCATATGCTGCCAGCATACCTATTTCATCAAATGTCAATTTATTTCCTTTTTTCTTTTTACTTTCTATCTTCCATTTTAATAATGTCATAAGCATTTTATCAAAAATTGATAATTTCCCGTAGTTAAAACCACCCCGTAGATAAAAAAACTTAATATATTTTTGTTGTTCTAAAGTAAAATTTTTATTTATAATTTCATTTATTGTATCCTCTTTTGACGGAGATGCCCCTGTTGCGAAAACAATTAATTTTTTATCTTTAAGCATATTAATATTTTGCGTAATTACCTTTACACCATTGATACCCACTGCATATAAACTACCTCCAAAAATTATAACATCATATATACTTAATCTATCCATAGTAACCTTTGAAACTTCAAAAATATCTGCTTTCAGGTCCTCTGCAATCCATTCTGCGTACTTTTTTGCAAACCCTGTTTTAGATTTGTATATTACTACGGCTTTCATTGCCTATCCCTCCTAATAATTTCATACATAATTATACCATTTTTCTATATGGAATTAAATTGAAAATCACCTAGCCCTATAGGAAATGTCATCGCATATTACCAAGTGAGCGTGCATCATAGCAATACATCGAAGAATAAAGAAAATCATATATACTCCGTTAATTTTGTATAAAAAGTTTCCTTAATATTAACAATATTGATAGTGATAACA
The sequence above is drawn from the Clostridium formicaceticum genome and encodes:
- a CDS encoding flavodoxin domain-containing protein, encoding MKAVVIYKSKTGFAKKYAEWIAEDLKADIFEVSKVTMDRLSIYDVIIFGGSLYAVGINGVKVITQNINMLKDKKLIVFATGASPSKEDTINEIINKNFTLEQQKYIKFFYLRGGFNYGKLSIFDKMLMTLLKWKIESKKKKGNKLTFDEIGMLAAYDKPMDFTKKKNIEEIIHYITS